AACGAAAGCTAGTGAGCTACTCTATCCCACTAGTGCAACTATGAAAGTTGTGTATGCACATACATTATAAAATTGtgttcaaaatataatattaggTTTGGTTGGGATTTAATTCGATCTCCGAAAGCGTTTTCCTTCCCTCGCCGCATCTCCCTCCATTCACTGAGTTCGATCTTTATTTGTTTCAttgtaaacagaaaaaaattgtgttgaAAACCAATTTAAATAGTTATGTTCTTTActtaaccaaataaaatatttggtgATAGCAACTAGCAAGTGTTTCTTGCCTCTTTccatagaattttttttcaaatttttaactaTGTTAACTATTTCTTTGTTCAATCAAACATTCATCATTAttgtaacaaaagaaaaacattcaCCATTATTATATACTAGTATCATTTTATtaccaataaataaatactagtatGAATGATGAATTTTAAAAACAGTATCAATAGTTGTTAACAAATTAATAATACAAACTTCATTAATTTATGTAATTTAATTGATGAAATCATATCCTATATTTTAGAAGGGAGATAGTATTACCTTGACATAAGACTCATAAGCTTGAGGCAAAATTTGTGAATATTGTGCTCTTACAAGACTCATAAGCTTGCGGTAAAATTGGAACTGAACTTGTGTTTTAGATTTTCATAcaacaaaaatgattttgaaatAACTAGTGTTTgcaagcatatatatatatgaccaaAGGAAACAAAGCTCAGAAAGTAATAAGTGGCCAATGGAGACTTAAATAAACAAGATGCCACAAATCTCAAATGAACATGGTATTCAAACTTTACAATCAGTAGTGCCCCTTATAGTTTTGAGGGACAAAAATTTAAGGGCATGCCTATTTGGATGTTAGTCTAGTCCTACTATACATGTTCAATCTGAAGGCAACTACAAATGTAAACTTGATCAAAAGTGCCTCTTGAAAAGTTAACTAGCATAATAAACACTACTAAACCACTGATTCTAATTCTGATTCTGAACCATTTTCTTGTGGATTACAAGGCAGCTGAAATGGAGATGGTGGTGGATCAACATTCAATGTACCATCTAGTACTCTCGCTACCTCTTCCATCGGTGGTCTTTTATGTTCATCCATTTGAACGCACCAGAATGCAATTCTTAACGCGCGTTCGAGTTCTTCTGAATTAGCACCACCTTCGATTCTCTTATCAACCACGTTATCAACCCTTCCTTCCATCCATTCTTCGTAAGCCCATTCACAAACTTGTTCGTGATCTCGCTGCCCGGTTAACAGGGTTAATACTAATTTGCCAAAATCTCCTACATCTTTTTCAGCTGAAAAGCCGCAGTATGTAGCCTCTCCATTGATTATTGCAAATCCATATTCAGATACCTTAGCAACTGAATCTTCATCCAACATCACATTCTCACATTTCAAATTTCCGTGGCTTATAAATTCCCTGCACCCTGAATGCAAATAACAGATGGCCTTTGCCACACTCGAGCATATTTCAATTCTGTTTCTCCAAGTTAGCCTCTTGCAAAGAGTAGGGTCATCTAAATACTTGTCCAATGAACCGGCTTTGGCATATTCATACACCAAATATCGATTATTGAACTCACAACAATAGCCCTCCAGCTCCACTAGGTTCTTGTGGTGGATGGTCCCTATCTTCATAACAGCACTCCGGAATTTCCTTTCTTCTATGGATGCATTCAGGTCTTTGATTGCAACCAGACAATTGCTCGGTAGCACACCCTTGAACATATTTGGCCCTATTCGATTCTTGAAATCTCCGGTGATGCTTTTGATTTCTGCAAAGGATAACACCATTAAGCCTTTTGAATTCGGGAATGTGAATGCTAATGTAACTCTTCTCATAGTAGAGCTTTTTCTTCTACAGATGAAGAAAACAATTCCCAGCTGAACAAAAGCAAAGAACAAAAATGTTCCTGAGGCTGCCCCTACAATGCAACGAACGCAAAGCCTCCGAGGAGACGGTTTTGGTGGAGGCGACTTCTTGAGACCAGGATCTACAGCCAATGGACCTGAGCACCTCTTAACAAATGATATTGAGCTTAGAGACGGATCTTCATAGCCAGTTATGTAATTAGTTTTCTTTATGGAGCATTGTGGTCTACCAATATTGGAAAAGGTCGCAACCGTACACCGAGGGTCATTCAGGCACAACTGTTCACATTGCTGCAAACTACTTGTGATGACAGAATCATCAGGAGGGTAAATTCCATATAGATATATGTTCTTATATTGTTGCATATTGATGCCAGAAGCACAGTCCTGTTCATATGGAACCAAACAAATGTTAGTATCGGTTACCTTGAAAGGACACCTGCACTCGGCAGAACCTGAAGCATTGAAGACACAGACGCCGCGTTTGCCACAAGTATCAAAGACTTTGCATTGATTCTCAACAGCTTGCCAAACAGATCTCCATGATTGTGAAGCTTCTGTCCATGAGTATAACCTGAGATTTCCATCCAAATCTAGCCTAAGAAATCGATAACTCACAGAATCATTGTGGTCTTCTCCAAATACACTCC
This genomic interval from Trifolium pratense cultivar HEN17-A07 linkage group LG6, ARS_RC_1.1, whole genome shotgun sequence contains the following:
- the LOC123888357 gene encoding G-type lectin S-receptor-like serine/threonine-protein kinase SD3-1, which encodes MDMLQKECLLRLGLLLCVSFGFLLHPVVTAVIPLGSKLSVVDNDCWVSSNGDFAFGFFNITDEPNQFSVGIRFNSKSIPYSQQTLVWIAGAHVKVSNMSYFQLTPQGELVLFDYLHGVTGWSSQTGNQSVASAALHDNGNLVLMDAKQNVIWQSFDTPSDTLLPGQSLSVYETLRASTKDPQNSYYSLYLNASGRLQLRWESSVVYWTSESPSAANLTAFLTTDGSLQLRDQKFKTVWSVFGEDHNDSVSYRFLRLDLDGNLRLYSWTEASQSWRSVWQAVENQCKVFDTCGKRGVCVFNASGSAECRCPFKVTDTNICLVPYEQDCASGINMQQYKNIYLYGIYPPDDSVITSSLQQCEQLCLNDPRCTVATFSNIGRPQCSIKKTNYITGYEDPSLSSISFVKRCSGPLAVDPGLKKSPPPKPSPRRLCVRCIVGAASGTFLFFAFVQLGIVFFICRRKSSTMRRVTLAFTFPNSKGLMVLSFAEIKSITGDFKNRIGPNMFKGVLPSNCLVAIKDLNASIEERKFRSAVMKIGTIHHKNLVELEGYCCEFNNRYLVYEYAKAGSLDKYLDDPTLCKRLTWRNRIEICSSVAKAICYLHSGCREFISHGNLKCENVMLDEDSVAKVSEYGFAIINGEATYCGFSAEKDVGDFGKLVLTLLTGQRDHEQVCEWAYEEWMEGRVDNVVDKRIEGGANSEELERALRIAFWCVQMDEHKRPPMEEVARVLDGTLNVDPPPSPFQLPCNPQENGSESELESVV